TTTCCTCCCATCCCTCTGACCCCTCTGCCTGTGcgtcccccagcccagccctgaccACCCTGGGCTGTCATTCGGTGCTGAGTGTGTCTCCCCCACTGGAGAGGCAGCCTGACGGGCCGGCCAGGGCTTTCCCGATCACCGCTCTGTCCCCAGaatcacccagcacaggatggtCACACAGCGGGCACGCGATAAACAGACGCTGGACGCATGAATGTTAAGGACAGTGAGGGGAACGCTGGGGCAGTCCGCGTGTTCTTACCCTGGTGCTGGGGGTCAGGGGACGGGAATCCTCCGGCGAGGTCTGGAGGCCCcgccccagcccagggcctgagCAGTGGAACCTGCGCACGAGTGGAACGCGGTGTAACAGTGCCCCCTTGTGGTCGCCTCCCGTCCTAGAACCCTGGCGCCCGGGAGGTTCCCCCCGCCCGAGCAAGGAGTGGGGGCCGGGATCCCGACCCGGCTCACCCCAGGACCGCCTGGCCCCCATGAACAACCAGGCGAGGGCCCCAGTCCCCTCCCCGGCCCGGACCTCGGGCTCGGTCCGGGCTTCGACCCCGGTCAGGACTTCGATCCCGGTTCGGACCTCGACTCTGGTCCGGGCCTCGACCCCCGTCCGGACCCCGACTCTGGTGCGGGCCTCCACTCCCGTCCGCCCCCCGACCCCTGTCCAGACACCGACTCCGGTCCGGGCCTCAACCCCTGTCTGGCCCCCGACTCCCGTTCGGACGCCGACTCCGGTCGAGGCCTCGACCCCCGTCCGGACCCCGACTCCCGTCGGGACCTCGACCCCCAACCGGACCCCCGTCCGGACCCCGACTCCGGTCTGGACCTGGACCCTGGTCCGGATCCCAACCCCAACCCCATCCTCGGTCCCTGCCTCggaatccttctcaaactccgcCCCGTCCTTGGATCCGCCCCCAGAACCTGCTGCGGAGCCCCCATTGTCGCCCAACAAGGACCCTGCGCCCACGCCGCCAAGTGTGAAGCACGTCCCCTCGGTGGCCAAGGGATTTGGGCCCCCCCAGGCGCCCCTTCCTGCGCTCCCTCCATCGGCCACTGATTTACCGGGGCCCAACCTGGGGTCCATCCCCAGGGCAGATCCATCCACCACCAAGTTGACAGATCCCCCTCCTGGACCCATCGTGCCCATCGTGGGGACCGTCCCGTCCACCACGCCGATTTCTCCCAGCCCGTTAGCCTCCACCAGCGAGAACTTTCAAGTGGACAGCAAGATCACGATTCGAGTGATCTACTGGTGAGGGGCCCTTCCCACCCCACCCGCCCTCCTCCCCCTGGGGACAGGGCTGCACCGGGTGCGTGCTGGGCTTCGGGGATGTGAAGATCAGGGTCTAGGGCAGGGTGAGGGGACGGAGCCCTGATTCCCAGGCTGGAATCTTGGCTCCACCTGTCATTCTCTTTGGGACTTGAGagctctgggttcaaattcctgctctgagcttcattcattcattcattcattcattcacttctttTATCAGGAGGTGGCTCCTGAGCTGCCGCACTTGTGAGTGATGAGGAGGCGGCTGTGAAGTGAAGagctggggtggaggagggggatcAGGGTAGCAAGGGGGAGGggccagcaagtgcaaaggtggAAGGAGGCTGGCCTCTGTCCTCATTTGTGGGCCAAGCTGAGTCTCTCGTGGCAAGGACAACAGTAACACAGCACCTTCCTGGCCTCCCTGAGACCCAGGGCTGAAAGTGGCCGGGGACGGGGTCTTTGTCTTGCTCCCCAAACCCCATGCCTCTCTCCTGCTTTAGAAGGTTCGCTCCTCCTCACCTGTCCCCCTGTCactttttccctcttctctctgcccaggcagtctctcccactctctctctctcctcaacccactgtctcttttcctttcctcctacTGTGGATGTCTCTTCTCCtatctctgtttccccatctctcccctctctctgtctctgcccatCGCCTCCCTtctgtgtctttctctggctccatggattcattatttcattcattcagcaactctttattaagcacctgccatgtgccaggccctgttctcagCACCAGGGACACAGCAGTTAGTAAGACAGAGATGGCCTTGTGGCGCTGACATTCTGGTGTGGAGAGGCAGAAAGAAACAGTTAATGTGACACGTAGTAAATTATCTAGTATCTTAGAAGATGATCAGCGCTGTGGACAACAGGCATcttgggcgggggggggggggggggtcacaaTTTCAGCTGGAGGAGTCAGGAAGGCcgcactgagaaggtgacatatgagcaaagaggaaggaggggagagaaggagccACAGGGATACCAGGGAAAGAGCCTTCTGCAGAGGGAAgcgccagtgcaaaggccctgaggcaaggcATGCCTGGAGTGTTGGAAGAAGAACTAGGTGGtccctgtggctggagcagagtgggccagggggagatggagaggagaTGGTGCAGATCCTGTGCGGGCTTGTGGCCCATGGGGAGGACTGGGGATTTGCCCTGAGTGAGGCAGCGCTATGGGAGGGTTCTGAGCCCAAGGGATGTGATCTGACTCAGGCGTTCACAGGGTCCCTCTGGGCTTGGAGAGACACTGATGGGtgtcttctgtctctctctgcctcccttctcTTGCCCGCCGGCCTCCAGTGGCCTCTGAAGCTACGGCCTTCGGGTGAGTAGTTTTCGCTTTGGAGGTGGGAGGAGCGTAGGACACAAAGTCTGGAAGGAgttcctgcccccccccccccccccccccccccgccaagaCCCGTGACCCTGTGACCCCATGACTGCATGATCCCATCTCCCCCCGCAGTATATTCTACTGAAAAAGAGTCTGGACCAGCAATTTCCAAATCGTCTACTCTTTGTGAGtgtgctggtggcctggggtcgcGGGGGCGGGGGGCGTAGTCAGGGCTCTGAGACCCCTGAGGGGCTTGGGCGGGAGCTCTCAGCCTCGCCCCAcccccaacactccctcctcaggagcaggacATATCCGCCCAGGCTTCAGGGGAGTTTGAAGTGTTTGTGGAAGGGACACTGGTCCATTCGAAGAAGGTGATTCTGAGCGAGGCTCCGGGAcagggagggagggcggtgctGGCCCCCGGGGGCGGGAGATGTACACGTCTGTGCGCTCTCCCCTCTGCGTCCAGAAGGGTGACGGCTTTGTGGACGAGGTCAGTCTGCGGAAAATTGTGAGCGTCATCAACGAGGAGATCAGGAAGAGGTAGCAGGCACCTGGGGAGCCGGAGGtgagctgggggcggggaggctgGGCTGCGGGTGGGCACTGTCTTGGACTCACACCCTTACCCCAGCCCTAGCTCAGCCGGTCCTCACTGTTCTCATCAGAATAAGTCATCTACGTGCTtttctgcgcctcagtttcctcatcggtcAGATGGGGTTGTTGAGATGATTCTTGAGACGCCTcatatgagataataaatagtGCACGGCTCAGAGGAGGGCTCCGGGGATGTCAACGATAAATGTTTTTTCCAAAAGAGCTttagatttatttgttttttagctTTTAGTTGTAAAGCTGTGCTGTCGAATAACAGCATGCGGCTTTTCAATTGAAAATTAAGTTACTtctggagccggccccgtggcttagcggttaagtgcgggtgctccgctgctggcccaccaatgcaccgcttgtcaagccatgctgtggcagcgtcccatataaaagtggaggaagatgggcacagatgttagcccagggccagtcttcctcagcaaaaaagaggaggattggcatggatattagctcaaggctgatcttcctcaccaaaaaaaaaaaaaaaaaaaaaaattaagtgacttcaaattaaatacattaaaaatgcaGTTATTAGTCACAGCAGCCACCTTGCAAATGCTCTccagccacgtgtggctactgtattggacagtgcagatacagAATGTGgaatcactgcagaaagttctattgctACCTTTGTTTTAAGGTATTTATTAAAGCATACATACAATAATTTCTCTGACTCTgatactgaattttttttttttttgtgaggaagatcagccctgagctaacatccatgccaatcccctctttttgctgaggaagaccggctctgagctaacatctgttgttaatcctcctttttttttcccccccaaagccccagtagatagttgtatgtcatagctgcacatccttctagttgctgtatgtgggacacggcctcagcatggcctgagaagcggtgcgtcagtgcgcgcccgggatccgaacccaggctccgaacctggaccgccagtaggggagcgcacgcacttaaccgctaaggcacagaGCCGGCCCCTgatactgaatttttaaaaccaCTTAATATACACACATTTGCAAGCTGATACTGGTTTAATACTTTGTGCATATCtattttttacatttgttttcaactttattgagatgtaagtgATATATAAGAAACAGGACATGTTTAGAGTACAAgttgatgaattttgacatatgaatacatctgtgaaaccatcatcaaaatgaagataatgaacatatctgtCACCTGCCAAAGTTTCCTCAGGAGCTTCTATAAtttctcccaccctccaccccatcccaggccaccactgatctgctttctgtca
This genomic window from Diceros bicornis minor isolate mBicDic1 chromosome 34, mDicBic1.mat.cur, whole genome shotgun sequence contains:
- the SELENOV gene encoding selenoprotein V is translated as MNNQARAPVPSPARTSGSVRASTPVRTSIPVRTSTLVRASTPVRTPTLVRASTPVRPPTPVQTPTPVRASTPVWPPTPVRTPTPVEASTPVRTPTPVGTSTPNRTPVRTPTPVWTWTLVRIPTPTPSSVPASESFSNSAPSLDPPPEPAAEPPLSPNKDPAPTPPSVKHVPSVAKGFGPPQAPLPALPPSATDLPGPNLGSIPRADPSTTKLTDPPPGPIVPIVGTVPSTTPISPSPLASTSENFQVDSKITIRVIYCGLUSYGLRYILLKKSLDQQFPNRLLFEQDISAQASGEFEVFVEGTLVHSKKKGDGFVDEVSLRKIVSVINEEIRKR